A window of Lepus europaeus isolate LE1 chromosome 11, mLepTim1.pri, whole genome shotgun sequence contains these coding sequences:
- the SUPT16H gene encoding FACT complex subunit SPT16: MAVTLDKDAYYRRVKRLYSNWRKGEDEYANVDAIVVSVGVDEEIVYAKSTALQTWLFGYELTDTIMVFCDDKIIFMASKKKVEFLKQIANTKGNENANGAPAITLLIREKNESNKSSFDKMIEAIKESKNGKKIGVFSKDKFPGEFMKSWNDCLNKEGFDKIDISAVVAYTIAVKEDGELNLMKKAASITSEVFNKFFKERVMEIVDADEKVRHSKLAESVEKAIEEKKYLAGADPSTVEMCYPPIIQSGGNYNLKFSVVSDKNHMHFGAITCAMGIRFKSYCSNLVRTLMVDPSQEVQDNYNFLLQLQEELLKELRHGVKICDVYNAVMDVVKKQKPELLNKITKNLGFGMGIEFREGSLVINSKNQYKLKKGMVFSINLGFSDLTNKEGKKPEEKTYALFIGDTVLVDEDGPATVLTSVKKKVKNVGIFLKNEDEEEEEEEKDEAEDLLGRGSRAALLTERTRNEMTAEEKRRAHQKELAAQLNEEAKRRLTEQKGEQQIQKARKSNVSYKNPSLMPKEPHIREMKIYIDKKYETVIMPVFGIATPFHIATIKNISMSVEGDYTYLRINFYCPGSALGRNEGNIFPNPEATFVKEITYRASNMKAPGEQTVPALNLQNAFRIIKEVQKRYKTREAEEKEKEGIVKQDSLVINLNRSNPKLKDLYIRPNIAQKRMQGSLEAHVNGFRFTSVRGDKVDILYNNIKHALFQPCDGEMIIVLHFHLKNAIMFGKKRHTDVQFYTEVGEITTDLGKHQHMHDRDDLYAEQMEREMRHKLKTAFKNFIEKVEALTKEELEFEVPFRDLGFNGAPYRSTCLLQPTSSALVNATEWPPFVVTLDEVELIHFERVQFHLKNFDMVIVYKDYSKKVTMINAIPVASLDPIKEWLNSCDLKYTEGVQSLNWTKIMKTIVDDPEGFFEQGGWSFLEPEGEGSDAEEGDSESEIEDETFNPSEDDYEEEEEDSDEDYSSEAEESDYSKESLGSEEESGKDWDELEEEARKADRESRYEEEEEQSRSMSRKRKASVHSSGRGSNRGSRHSSAPPKKKRK, encoded by the exons AAAGGAGAAGATGAGTATGCCAATGTTGATGCCATTGTTGTATCAGTGGGTGTTGATGAAGAAATTGTTTATGCCAAGTCAACTGCCTTGCAG ACATGGCTCTTCGGTTATGAGCTAACTGATACTATCATGGTCTTCTGTGATGACAAAATCATCTTTATGGCCAGCAAGAAAAAAGTGGAGTTCTTGAAACAGATTGCCAACACTAAGGGCAATGAGAACGCTAATGGAGCCCCTGCCATCACACTGCTAATACGAGAAAAG AATGAAAGTAATAAGAGCAGCTTTGACAAAATGATAGAAGCCATTAAAGAAAGCAAGAATGGCAAGAAGATTGGAGTGTTCAGCAAAGACAAATTCCCTGGAGAGTTCATGAAGAGCTGGAATGACTGCCTGAACAAAGAGGGCTTTGACAAA ATAGATATCAGTGCAGTTGTGGCATATACCATTGCTGTAAAGGAGGATGGGGAGCTCAACCTCATGAAAAAAGCAGCCAGCATCACCTCTGAGGTCTTCAACAAATTCTTCAAGGAAAGAGTCATGGAAATAGTTGATGCAGATGAG AAAGTTCGACACAGCAAACTGGCTGAGTCTGTGGAAAAGGCCATTGAAGAGAAAAAGTACTTAGCTGGGGCAGATCCTTCTACTGTGGAAATGTGTTACCCTCCTATTATTCAGAGTGGTGGCAACTATAATCTCAAGTTTAGTGTGGTGAG TGACAAGAATCATATGCATTTTGGGGCCATCACTTGTGCCATGGGTATTCGCTTCAAATCTTACTGCTCCAACCTTGTTCGCACCTTGATGGTTGACCCTTCTCAGGAAGTTCAAGATAATTACAACTTTTTACTCCAGCTTCAAGAGGAGCTGCTAAAGGAATTAAGACATG GTGTGAAGATATGTGACGTGTATAATGCTGTCATGGACGTGGTTAAGAAGCAGAAACCAGAGTTGCTGAACAAAATTACCAAAAACCTAGG GTTTGGAATGGGAATTGAATTTCGTGAAGGTTCTCTAGTAATCAATAGTAAAAATCAGTACAAACTGAAAAAAG GAATGGTTTTCAGCATCAATTTGGGATTCTCAGACCTGACTAATAAGGAGGGaaagaaaccagaagagaaaaccTATGCTCTGTTCATTGGTGATACAGTACTTGTTGATGAG GATGGCCCAGCCACCGTTCTTACTTCTGTGAAGAAGAAAGTGAAGAATGTGGGGATTTTTCTGAAG aatgaagatgaggaagaagaggaggaggagaaggatgaGGCAGAGGACCTTTTAGGAAGGGGTTCTCGAGCAGCATTACTTACAGAAAGAACGCGA AATGAGATGACGGCTGAGGAGAAGCGAAGAGCACATCAAAAAGAACTGGCAGCACAACTCAATGAAGAAGCAAAGAGGCGATTGACTGAGCAGAAAGGAGAACAGCAGATTCAGAA AGCTCGCAAATCTAATGTGTCCTATAAAAACCCATCTTTGATGCCTAAGGAACCTCATATTCGGGAAATGAAGATCTACATTGATAAGAAATATGAGACTGTAATAATGCCAGTATTTGGCATTGCCACACCTTTTCACATTGCCACAATCAAG AATATAAGTATGTCTGTGGAAGGAGATTATACCTACTTGCGAATCAACTTTTATTGCCCAGGCAGCGCTCTGGGCAGAAATGAGGGCAACATCTTTCCTAACCCTGAAGCTACCTTTGTCAAAGAAAT TACATATCGAGCTTCAAATATGAAAGCACCCGGAGAACAGACAGTACCAGCACTGAATCTTCAGAACGCTTTCCGAATTATAAAAGAAGTACAGAAGCGTTATAAGACtcgagaagcagaagagaaagagaaggag GGCATAGTGAAACAAGACTCCCTGGTGATCAATCTAAACCGGAGTAATCCCAAACTAAAAGATCTGTACATTCGCCCAAACATTGCCCAGAAAAGAATGCAAGGCTCACTGGAGGCCCATGTCAATG GTTTCCGCTTCACATCTGTTCGAGGAGACAAAGTGGATATTCTGTACAATAATATCAAACATGCATTGTTCCAGCCCTGTGATGGAGAAATGATTATTGTCTTGCACTTTCACCTCAAG AATGCCATCATGTTTGGGAAGAAGCGACACACAGATGTGCAGTTCTACACAGAAGTGGGAGAGATCACCACAGACCTGGGGAAACATCAGCATATGCATGACCGAGATGACCTCTATGCTGAGCAG atggAACGAGAAATGAGGCACAAACtgaaaacagcttttaaaaatttcattgagAAAGTAGAGGCTCTAACAAAGGAGGAACTGGAATTTGAAGTGCCTTTTAGAGACTTGGG ATTTAATGGAGCTCCTTATCGGAGTACCTGCCTCCTTCAGCCCACTAGCAGTGCGCTGGTAAATGCTACAGAATGG CCCCCTTTTGTGGTGACATTGGATGAAGTGGAGCTGATCCACTTTGAACGGGTCCAGTTTCATTTGAAGAACTTTGATATGGTAATTGTCTATAAGGATTATAGCAAGAAAGTGACAATGATCAATGCCATTCCTGTAGCCTCTCTGGATCCCATCAAGGAATGGTTGAA TTCCTGTGACCTGAAGTACACAGAAGGAGTACAGTCCCTGAACTGGACTAAAATCATGAAGACCATTGTTGATGACCCTGAGGGCTTCTTTGAACAAGGCGGCTGGTCTTTCCTGGAGCCAGAGGGTGAG GGGAGCGACGCTGAGGAAGGGGATTCCGAGTCTGAAATCGAAGACGAGACTTTTAACCCCTCAGAGGATGActatgaggaggaggaggaggacagtgaCGAAGATTACTCATCGGAAGCAGAAGAATCAG ACTATTCCAAGGAATCATTGGGCAGTGAAGAAGAGAGTGGAAAGGATTGGGATGAACTGGAGGAAGAAGCTCGGAAAG CGGATCGGGAGAGTCGTTATGAGGAAGAAGAAGAGCAGAGTCGAAGTATGAGCCGGAAGAGGAAGGCATCTGTACACAGTTCAGGCCGTGGCTCCAACCGTGGTTCCAGACACAGCTCTGCGCCCCCCaagaaaaagaggaagtaa